Proteins found in one Thalassophryne amazonica chromosome 1, fThaAma1.1, whole genome shotgun sequence genomic segment:
- the ppp1r17 gene encoding protein phosphatase 1 regulatory subunit 17 isoform X1 encodes MDHVCVCYVICAQKSPEEFKMTTGCMRSALEPEHQVTTRDSNHYQGAIASTAGMDSEIKDEEKALGNEHQEKDQLTKPRRKDTPVLNLPPHIPGVRLMKAEKHMVHREDNESDNSD; translated from the exons ATggatcatgtgtgtgtgtgttatgtgatcTGTGCACAGAAAAGCCCAGAGGAGTTCAAGATGACGACAGGCTGTATGAGGTCAGCGTTAGAGCCTGAACATCAAGTGACAACACGAGACAGCAATCACT ACCAGGGAGCGATAGCAAGCACAGCGGGCATGGACTCTGAGATCAAAGATGAGGAGAAGGCTCTGGGCAATGAACATCAGGAGAAAGATCAGCTGACGAAACCTCGCAGGAAAGACACACCAGTGCTCAACTTGCCTCCACATATACCAG GAGTAAGACTGATGAAGGCCGAGAAGCACATGGTCCACCGGGAGGACAACGAAAGTGACAACAGTGACTAG
- the ppp1r17 gene encoding protein phosphatase 1 regulatory subunit 17 isoform X2, translating into MTTGCMRSALEPEHQVTTRDSNHYQGAIASTAGMDSEIKDEEKALGNEHQEKDQLTKPRRKDTPVLNLPPHIPGVRLMKAEKHMVHREDNESDNSD; encoded by the exons ATGACGACAGGCTGTATGAGGTCAGCGTTAGAGCCTGAACATCAAGTGACAACACGAGACAGCAATCACT ACCAGGGAGCGATAGCAAGCACAGCGGGCATGGACTCTGAGATCAAAGATGAGGAGAAGGCTCTGGGCAATGAACATCAGGAGAAAGATCAGCTGACGAAACCTCGCAGGAAAGACACACCAGTGCTCAACTTGCCTCCACATATACCAG GAGTAAGACTGATGAAGGCCGAGAAGCACATGGTCCACCGGGAGGACAACGAAAGTGACAACAGTGACTAG